Within Amycolatopsis sp. FDAARGOS 1241, the genomic segment GAGGAGAACGGCTTGCCGATGCCCTTGAACCCTTCGGGCCACACCCCGACGAGGTCACCTCCCGCCAGGAGCCGTTCGGCGTCCGCCGCGCAGGCCAGTGTCTGGCCCGACTTGCGCGCGAACGAGCCGACCAGCGGCAGCTTGAACACGAGGTCCGCGCCGAGCCCGCGCAGGTGCCGCCCGCCCGTCTCGTCGTGGACGGCGACGGCGGTCATCAGCGCGTCGAGCGGCAGCGTGCCCGAGTGGTTCGAGACGAGCAGCGCGCCGCCGGCCGTCGGCAGGTTCTCGACGCCGAAGGTCTCGACGCGGAACCACTTCTCGTACAGCGCGCGCAGCGGCGGCAGCACGAGGGTCTCCGTGAGCTCGGCGTCGAAGCCGAACTCGTCGACGGTGTAGTCGCCCGTGAGGCGGTGGCGCAGGAACGTCAGCGCGGACCGCACCGGCTCCGGCAGCACTTCCGGCGACGACGGCTGTGATACCGGGGACACCGGGGGCTCGGCGGCCGGGAACGCCACCACCGGTGCGTCCCCCTCCCGCGAGGGGGCGGGCTGCGTAGCAGAACCCCGCCCGTGCAAGGGAATCACCTGGGCCTCGATCACGCTGTGCGCCTCACTTCCCGTCACGGGGCTCACCGGCCTGCCTGCCCGGTCGCGGCGGCCACCAGCACCTTGCCGGCGAGCGAAGCCAGCCGGGCGCCGTCGAACACCGGGCGCAGGCCGCGGCCCGCGATGTAGTCGTCGAACGCCTCACGCGTGGTGAAGCGCGGCTGGTAACCGAACTCCTTCTTGAGCTTCGTGGTGTCCACGACCCGCCCGAAGTTCAGCAGCCGGACCTGGTCGGCGGAGAAGTCGACCACGCGCGCGCCCCGCAGCACCTTGCCCACCGACGGAACCACGGCGCTCGGCATCGGCAGCCCGAGGCGGCCCGCCCGGCGGATCGCCTGCGACAGCGTCAGCACACCCTCCGAAGCCACGTTGAACACTCCTGGCTTGTCGTGGAGCGTCGCCTGTTCCAGCACTGCCAGCGCGTCGGCCGCGTGCAGCAGCTGCAGCCGCGCGTCGTAACCGAAGACCGTCGGCACGACCGGCAGCGCGAAGTAGCGCGAAAGGACGGTGTCGACCTCGGGGCCGATGATGTTGGCGAAGCGCGCGAGTGTGACCGTGATGTCGGGCCGGCGCCGGGCCAGCCCGCGCACGTAGCCCTCGACCTCCACGGCGTCCTTCGCGTACCCGCTGGACGACGTGGGGATCAGCTCCGACTCCTCCGTGAACACCGCTTGCGACCGCGCCCCCGCGCCGTACACCGCGGCAGTGGACTTGACCACGAGCTTGCCCACCTTCGGCGAGCGCTGGCACGCCGCGAGCAGCCGCATGGTGCCGATGACGTTGAGCTCCTTGACGGCCGACCGCCGGCTCGGCCCGGCCGGGTGGGCCAGGCACGCCGCGTGCACGACCGTGTCGACGCCGGCGCTGCTGATGACCTTCGCGATCAGCGGGTTGCGGATGTCGGCGCGGACGAACTCCGCGTGGCCCATCCGCTGCAGCACGTCCTTGGCCGGCGGGGCGGTGTCGACGCCGATCACGCGTTCGAAGGCGGAGTTGGTGCCGAGCCGCGCGAGCAGCTTCCCGCCCAGATCGCCGGCGACCCCGGTGACGAGCACGATGTTCGACGGCATGTGACTCCCTGGTGCGGCTGGCGGTGGAGAGGGGGTGGACGTTCACCCGAGGTGCGCGAAAGTGCCCGCCACGAACAGGCACTCGCCAAAGCATCGCGCTGACGCACCCGCCATGTTACTGGCGCCGAGGGGTGGCCTGACCAGGTCTTACTCGCTATTTACAGCTGGACGCCCGGAATGCGGTGAAGGCCTCACTCAATCGGGGGAGGCGGCCCAGAACATGGACGTGGCCCGTCCAGAGACTGGACGGGCCACGACGCTTCAGCCGCGAATCCGGCTCACTTACCGGCCTTGCGACGCTGCACTCGCGTGCGGCGAAGCAGCTTGCGGTGCTTCTTCTTGGACATGCGCTTGCGGCGCTTCTTGATCACGGAACCCATGGGCGCTCCTCAGTTCGTCGTCGGTCACGCTGCCCGGCGCAGCGTCCAACGGGTGGAGCGCACAGGCACGAGCGGTTTACCAGGTTACCCGCGTGCTGACGCGGACCGGTCGGCGGGCATGGGTGAGCGCATGCCCGGCGACCGCCCGGGCCGTGCCCCGCCGCCGCCCTCAACGGAGCGGCGCGCCGCACTGAGCTGCTATCCGACGTCGAAGTAGGCGCCCTGCAGGTACTCGTGCACCGCCTTCTCAGGGACCCGGAACGACTTCCCCACTCTCACGGCGGGGAGCTCGCCCGAGTGCACCAAGCGGTACACGGTCATCTTCGAGACCCGCATCAGCGTCGCCACCTCGGCGACCGTTAGGAACTGGACCTGCCCGACCGAGGGCAAATCCTCCTTCTTGTTCGGCGACATGATTACCGCGTCCTTCGACACGTGTCGCGCCACGAGGCTTCCCCACCTGTGGTATCGACACGCACGTGCTCTCCCAGAGGGTAGCGGGACTCGTGGGACTCGTGCGACGCCTGTCACCGGGATGGGCCCGTACCTGCAGCTTTTCTTTTCAGCCGGAACCCGTTCCGGTGAGCTTTGTCCTTTTTGTCGGAACGCGCTAGTCCTCGTGTGCGCGCCCGAGCTCCTCCGAACGGTCCCGTGCGGCTTCGATCGCGTCGAGCAGCGCCGCCCGCACGCCGTGCTTCTCGAGTTCGCGGATCGCGTTGATGGTGGTGCCCGCCGGCGACGTGACGGCCTCGCGCAGCAACACGGGGTGGTCCTTGCCCTCGGCGAGCATCTTCGCCGCGCCGACGGCCGACTGGATGATCAGCTGGCCCGCCAGCGCCCGCGGCAGACCGAGCAGGATCCCGGCGTCGATCATGGCCTCGACCAGGTAGAAGAAGTACGCCGGGCCGGAGCCCGACAGCGCCGTGACGGCGTCCTGCTGCGCTTCGGGCACCTCCACGACCTCGCCGACGTGCGAGAGCAGCTCGCGCACCGTCGTGAGGTGCTCGGCGGTGGCGTAGCGACCGGGTGAGATGGCGCTCATGGCCTCGCCGACGAGCATCGGCGTGTTCGGCATCACGCGGACCACCGGCACACCGTCGGCCAGCCGCCGCTCGTACAGCGCCGTCGGCAGCCCGGCGCACAGCGACACGACCAGCGACGACGACCCGAGCAGCGGCGCGAGCTCGGCCAGCACCGGGTCGATGTCCTGCGGCTTCACTGCGACGACGAGCACGTCCGCGCGCTTGGCGGCCTCCTCGACGGGCACCGCGCGCATGCCCGGGTAGCGCTCCTCGAGCTCGCGGACGCGACCCTCGTACCGCTCGGTGAAGAGCAGGTCCCCGGGCGCGTGGCCGCCGTGCAAGAGCCCCGACAGCAGGGCTTCCCCGATCTTTCCCGCTCCCAGCACGGCGATGACACTCATGGCGCTCAGCGTGCCAAACGCGCGTCAGGACTGGGGCGCCGGGGCGAGCGCCAGCTGCCGCGCCTGCGCGACGAGGCGGCCCTGGGAGTCGACGACCGTGGCGTCGGAGTCGAACCAGGCCTCGTTGACCGAACGCGATTCGACGAGGATCCGCAGCCAGCCGGGCGCCGGGCGGGTGCGCAGGTAGGCCGTGAGCTGCACGGTGGGCGCCCAGCCGACGCGGCCGAGGTTGGCCACCACGGGCGGGTTGAGATCGCCTGCGAGGAGGGCGAAGTAGACGTCGCCGGCGCCGTCGCGCGGGCGCACCCACAGCTTCAGCCGCGGCGGGTCGCCGTCGCGGCCGACGAGGTAGCCCGCCGTCGCGGGGTCGACGCGGACCTCGAGGAACTCCGCCAGGTGGAAGCGGCCTTCGGACGTCTCCGCGGCGACCGGCACGGCGCCGGCCGGCGGGTCGGCGGGCAGCTGCGGCACGTCGCTCCACTCGGGGCGGCGCATCGGGAGCCGGCCGGTCGTCACGCGTGCCTCGACGCAGCTGCGGCCGCGCTGCTCCAGCGTCACGGACACGACGGACGCGCGGCGGCCGACCTTGCGGACGTCGGTGCGCAGCAGCACGGGCCCGAGCGCGGGCGCGTGCAGGAACTCGGCGTTGACCACGAGCGGTTCGGCGGTGGGTTCGCCGCGCTCCTGCAGGACGGCCGTCGCGGCCTTGGCGAGCAGTGCCAGGAGGAATCCGCCGTGGGGGTGGTTCGCGATCGACCACTCCGCCTTCAACGTGGCCGTGAAGGTCCCGTCCCCGAGAGAACGGACCGCCGTAGCCGCGTCGAAGGCCGTCTCCGTCTGCTCGACGCGGCTCACGAACGGCCGGCCACGGCGGTCCGGCCCGGCCCGGGTACAGCGGCGAAGTTCAACGGTCGCAACGAGTTCACGGTCGGCACTTTACGTGTGGATGAGCCGGATGAGGGTGCACCGGGGCCGGGGACCGCCCGGACAGCCGATCATGCTAACGACCAGGTCACTGTCCGAGGTGCAACCGCGCGAACAGCAGCGCCTCGGCGAGCGCGCGGGCCCGCGCGGCCTGCGTCCCGGCGCTGCGCGTGTTGACTTCGAGCACGACCTGGCCGGCGAAACCGTCGCTGACCAGCTTCTCCAGCAGCTCGGCGCACGGTTGCCCGCCGTGGCCGGGGATGAGGTGCTCGTCCTTAGGGATGCCGGTGCCGTCGGCCAGGTGGACGTGGCTCAGGCCCGCGCCCATCCGCTCGGCGAGCTCGAGCGCGTCCATCCGCGCCGCGGCGCTGTGGGAAAGATCAAGTGTGTAGTGCCGGAACCCGACGTCCGTCGGGTCGATCGACGGCCGGAACGCGGACACCCGCGAGTTGCGCGACCCACCCGGCGGCCGCACCTTGAACATGTTCTCCACGGCGACCTCGATGCCCGTGTCCTGCTCGAGCTCGTCGACGAGGTCCCCGAACGCGTCGCCGTACCGGCGCTGCCACCGGAACGGCGGGTGCACCACGACCGTGCGGGCTCCCAGCTCCAGCGCCACCTCCACGGACTTCCGCAGCCTGACCTCGGGATCGGGTGACCAGATCCGCTGCGTGATCAGCAGCGACGGGGAGTGGATCGACAGGATGGGCACCCCGGTGCGCTTCGACCACCGCCGCACCGCCGCGACGTCCTGGCTGATCGGATCGGCCCACACCATGACCTCGACGCCGTCGTACCCGAGCTCCGCCGCGAGCTCGAACGCCGCCCCCGCCCGCAAGGGCCAGACCGACGCAGTGCTCAACCCCACGGGGATCTCAGGCGCGCTCACGGGGGACATCCTGCCCTGCCGGGATCCGGTGCGTCGTCGGCGTGCGGCAGGCGGCCGGATTACGGTGTTCCCGGCTGCGAACACGCCGGTCGGCTTCGGCGCCGGTCGGCTCCCTGCCGCCCGGGCGAGGTGTTCCCGGCCGGCAACACTCGGGTCCGGTCGGCGGTCGCCGAACCGACCGTAGGTGTCCCCGGCCGCACACACTTCGCGTCGCCGAAGCGCTGGTCAGCCAGTGCCGGCCTGGCGTCGGCTGACCACCAGTTGCAAACACCACTCCCGCAGACGGGTGGTCTGAAGGCGCGCGCTGAGCCCTGTGTCCCGGGTGCGAAGACGAAAACTCCCGGCCCGCCGAAGCGGACCGGGAGTTCTCGAAGCGACCGGGTGGGCTAGCGCCCGACCAGGAGCAGCGCGGCGGGTGACACCGTCACCACCAAGCCCACCAGGATGGCCAGCAGTGTGGTCTGCAGGTCTTCGGCCCGGCGGATCTTCCGGACGATCCACACGAGCGCCACGATGACCACCACGGCGCCCACGAGCGCGGCCGGCGCCAGGTTGACCCAGAGCCAGTTGAAGCCGAGCCACACCGCGGCGCCGCCGATGACACCGAGCGCCAGCTGGATCGCCAGGGTGAACCACTGCTTGCCCGCGGAGGCGGTGGAGGCGGGCTCCTCCTCGGGGGCCGGGGTGGTGGCGACGCCGGCGGGCGCTTCGTCGTCGTAGTCGTCCTCGTAGTCGCCCTGGTGGTCGTAGCCGTAGTCCTCGCCGTCGAAGTCCGGCGAGCCGTCGGGGTAGGCCGCGTGGTCGAACTCGGCCTCGTACTCCGACAGGTCGTCTTCGATGGGCCCGTCCTGCCGGCCGCCCGGGGCGAACGGCATCGGCGCCGGATAGCCCATGGTCGGCGGGCCGCCGTCGAACTCGGCCGCCATCGTGGGCGGGCCGCCGTCGTAGTCGCCACCGGGAGCCGCCGGGTAGTCGTCCTCGGGGTAGTCGTCGACGTAGTCGTCGTCGGCTTCCTGCTGTCCCGGCGGCACGACCGGCATCACGCCGATCTCCGTGTCCTCCAGCTGCTCCTGCTGACGGCGTTTGCGCCACCCCGCCAGCCCGGCCGGCGAAGCCGGTGGACCGTCCGGCGCGCCGGACGCATCCGGTTCGACCCCGGCCACGGCGTCGAACTGCTCCGTGTGCGGGTCCTGCGGCGGTGCGGGACGGCGCGCGGGCGCGCGGCGCGGACGCTGTGGCGCGCCCGCCGGGAACGCCCCGCTCGCCATCGGCGGAGCGGGTGGCGCCGGCGGCTCCGGCACGTCGGCGTCCGGCGTGCCGTCGAGCCCGTCGAGGCGCGAGGCGAGGGTGCCACCCGGTGCGGGCGGCGGGCCCGGGCGGCGCCGGACGGGCGGGACCTGGTTGCGCGTCTCCTCCGCCGCACCCGGCGGCGGAGCCTGCGGCGGGGCGGGCGGCGGCACGGGCTGCTGACGCGTAGCCCGCGCCCGCGGCGGCACCGGCATCTGGCCGGACTCCTGCGGCCGGGCGAACTGACCCGATTCCTGCGGCGGCGCGGGCGGTCCGGGCGGGGCCGGCGGACGCGCGTACCCGGTGTCCTGCGGCCGAGCCGGGAACTGCCCCGAATCCTGCGGGGGAGCCGGCGGCCGGGCGAACTGACCCGATTCCTGCGGCGGTGCCGGCG encodes:
- a CDS encoding lysophospholipid acyltransferase family protein, with protein sequence MIPLHGRGSATQPAPSREGDAPVVAFPAAEPPVSPVSQPSSPEVLPEPVRSALTFLRHRLTGDYTVDEFGFDAELTETLVLPPLRALYEKWFRVETFGVENLPTAGGALLVSNHSGTLPLDALMTAVAVHDETGGRHLRGLGADLVFKLPLVGSFARKSGQTLACAADAERLLAGGDLVGVWPEGFKGIGKPFSSRYKLQRFGRGGFVSTAMRAGVPIIPVSVVGAEETYPKIGDIPLLARVLGLPYFPVTPFFPLLGPLGAVPLPTKWTIEFGEPVRTDEYTPDAVDDPMLVFTVTDQVRESIQHTLYRRLARRKNVFRG
- a CDS encoding NAD-dependent epimerase/dehydratase family protein, producing MPSNIVLVTGVAGDLGGKLLARLGTNSAFERVIGVDTAPPAKDVLQRMGHAEFVRADIRNPLIAKVISSAGVDTVVHAACLAHPAGPSRRSAVKELNVIGTMRLLAACQRSPKVGKLVVKSTAAVYGAGARSQAVFTEESELIPTSSSGYAKDAVEVEGYVRGLARRRPDITVTLARFANIIGPEVDTVLSRYFALPVVPTVFGYDARLQLLHAADALAVLEQATLHDKPGVFNVASEGVLTLSQAIRRAGRLGLPMPSAVVPSVGKVLRGARVVDFSADQVRLLNFGRVVDTTKLKKEFGYQPRFTTREAFDDYIAGRGLRPVFDGARLASLAGKVLVAAATGQAGR
- a CDS encoding 30S ribosomal protein bS22, producing MGSVIKKRRKRMSKKKHRKLLRRTRVQRRKAGK
- a CDS encoding helix-turn-helix domain-containing protein, coding for MSPNKKEDLPSVGQVQFLTVAEVATLMRVSKMTVYRLVHSGELPAVRVGKSFRVPEKAVHEYLQGAYFDVG
- the proC gene encoding pyrroline-5-carboxylate reductase, with the translated sequence MSVIAVLGAGKIGEALLSGLLHGGHAPGDLLFTERYEGRVRELEERYPGMRAVPVEEAAKRADVLVVAVKPQDIDPVLAELAPLLGSSSLVVSLCAGLPTALYERRLADGVPVVRVMPNTPMLVGEAMSAISPGRYATAEHLTTVRELLSHVGEVVEVPEAQQDAVTALSGSGPAYFFYLVEAMIDAGILLGLPRALAGQLIIQSAVGAAKMLAEGKDHPVLLREAVTSPAGTTINAIRELEKHGVRAALLDAIEAARDRSEELGRAHED
- a CDS encoding thioesterase family protein, with amino-acid sequence MSRVEQTETAFDAATAVRSLGDGTFTATLKAEWSIANHPHGGFLLALLAKAATAVLQERGEPTAEPLVVNAEFLHAPALGPVLLRTDVRKVGRRASVVSVTLEQRGRSCVEARVTTGRLPMRRPEWSDVPQLPADPPAGAVPVAAETSEGRFHLAEFLEVRVDPATAGYLVGRDGDPPRLKLWVRPRDGAGDVYFALLAGDLNPPVVANLGRVGWAPTVQLTAYLRTRPAPGWLRILVESRSVNEAWFDSDATVVDSQGRLVAQARQLALAPAPQS
- a CDS encoding sugar phosphate isomerase/epimerase, which translates into the protein MSPVSAPEIPVGLSTASVWPLRAGAAFELAAELGYDGVEVMVWADPISQDVAAVRRWSKRTGVPILSIHSPSLLITQRIWSPDPEVRLRKSVEVALELGARTVVVHPPFRWQRRYGDAFGDLVDELEQDTGIEVAVENMFKVRPPGGSRNSRVSAFRPSIDPTDVGFRHYTLDLSHSAAARMDALELAERMGAGLSHVHLADGTGIPKDEHLIPGHGGQPCAELLEKLVSDGFAGQVVLEVNTRSAGTQAARARALAEALLFARLHLGQ